A genomic window from Pseudomonas marvdashtae includes:
- a CDS encoding plasmid pRiA4b ORF-3 family protein gives MPKTTPMSVIKPDQVLILHIEFKWIKPSIWRRVAVPENITLSKLHQVIQAVFGWSDTHLHEFEIDGESYGVPDPDWGPPVISEQRKKLINVLYGKKTFRYVYDFGDNWELRIKVEKTLPAIIFAQVPCCIDGANRRPPEDIGGAPGYETFLAALADPNHPEHEEMSEWYGGDGFDPTAFDCDWVNQWLKKQVKT, from the coding sequence ATGCCAAAGACGACTCCTATGTCCGTGATTAAACCCGACCAAGTCCTGATTCTGCACATCGAATTTAAATGGATAAAACCTTCGATCTGGCGTCGAGTTGCAGTGCCTGAAAACATCACCTTGAGCAAGTTGCATCAGGTGATCCAGGCTGTGTTTGGCTGGAGCGACACGCATCTGCATGAGTTTGAAATTGATGGTGAAAGTTACGGTGTGCCTGACCCGGATTGGGGCCCGCCGGTAATTTCCGAGCAGCGTAAAAAGCTGATCAACGTGTTGTATGGCAAGAAGACGTTTCGTTATGTCTATGACTTTGGCGACAACTGGGAGCTGCGCATCAAAGTCGAGAAAACCTTGCCCGCAATTATTTTTGCGCAGGTGCCGTGTTGCATCGATGGGGCCAATCGACGCCCGCCGGAAGATATTGGCGGTGCGCCTGGATATGAAACGTTTCTGGCGGCGTTGGCGGATCCGAATCATCCCGAACATGAAGAAATGTCGGAGTGGTATGGGGGTGATGGATTTGATCCGACAGCGTTTGACTGCGATTGGGTCAACCAGTGGCTGAAGAAGCAGGTGAAGACCTGA